Proteins from one candidate division KSB1 bacterium genomic window:
- a CDS encoding biopolymer transporter ExbD translates to MGKGGMIIRYIDIALTVLFGFIAISDIEQKTQVRLPRSVSAVSTPTAINTVTLAVLPGPVYTLLEGPTELIRDAELERVEQELLTVRQKYLERQQDIIVLIQPDPNSPVQLTVNVLDVCERNQIQRNINYVEPGV, encoded by the coding sequence ATGGGCAAAGGCGGCATGATCATTCGCTACATCGACATCGCGCTCACGGTGTTGTTCGGCTTCATCGCGATCAGCGACATCGAGCAAAAGACCCAGGTGCGGCTGCCGCGCAGCGTCTCGGCGGTGAGCACACCCACCGCGATCAACACGGTCACGCTCGCGGTTTTACCCGGGCCGGTTTATACGCTGCTGGAGGGTCCCACCGAGCTGATCCGTGACGCCGAGCTGGAGCGCGTCGAACAGGAACTCCTCACGGTGCGGCAAAAGTACCTGGAGCGGCAGCAGGACATCATCGTGTTGATTCAGCCCGACCCCAACTCCCCCGTGCAGTTGACCGTCAACGTGTTGGACGTTTGCGAACGCAATCAAATTCAGCGAAACATAAATTATGTCGAGCCTGGTGTATAG
- a CDS encoding biopolymer transporter ExbD: MSGSGMIVRYIDIVMILLFGFICSAELSETSHIELAKTVELPPGNPDPEMVIFVGILPDGSYLFDNEKYRTADLAVLEQYLQQTRVNLEKARYKMRVRLRANHDTPIRFLMKAAEVCDRLEVLKTFDVRIGSKVKS; encoded by the coding sequence ATGAGCGGCAGCGGCATGATCGTGCGCTACATCGACATTGTGATGATCCTGCTGTTCGGGTTCATCTGCAGTGCCGAATTGAGTGAAACCAGCCATATCGAACTGGCCAAAACGGTGGAATTGCCGCCCGGCAATCCCGATCCCGAAATGGTGATTTTTGTCGGCATTCTGCCGGACGGCTCCTATCTGTTCGACAACGAAAAATATCGCACCGCCGATCTGGCCGTGCTCGAACAGTATCTCCAGCAGACCAGGGTCAACCTGGAAAAAGCGCGCTACAAAATGCGCGTGCGGCTGCGCGCCAACCATGACACCCCCATCCGGTTTTTGATGAAAGCCGCCGAAGTGTGTGACCGCCTGGAGGTGTTGAAAACCTTCGACGTCCGCATCGGATCGAAAGTGAAAAGCTGA
- a CDS encoding MotA/TolQ/ExbB proton channel family protein — protein sequence MYPIFLVFILGVSVIIYQLVRVYFDKRHAKPIQAAVDRQLREVTDETRHAAQVREIWETVAQHPRSELSRLLTRLCDLWQRDSGAPMLQLEIDGHINGMKEKYEIGRGFATLLSDTAGALGLLGTVLGMYETFMPGKLESSQIITGMGVALVTTIGGLVVSIFLNFAISWVHSIFYRHLEGIVERADLFRNRFGRGQTVSLTPPAQAVPAGAVISEVSPVTPIAAPAASRRIPTTLRLLSARRQAAEAGANLSKPLEVAVEDQHGRPIENLVVTFESNGSPVTFDNGTNVKEVSTDFLGRAKTAVKLGTLVGRHKVLARVNGEANLMEEFEIETQPGPPERLQILSGNLLIQPAGTQLPEPLSLQLLDAHGNPVPEQAVMFEVVHNNGSLDQNKARVEVHTDQEGIARVNFRLGEMPGANIVRAWVKSKNARRLEASFESLGKE from the coding sequence ATGTATCCCATCTTCCTGGTGTTCATTCTGGGCGTGAGCGTCATCATTTATCAGCTCGTGCGCGTCTATTTCGATAAACGCCATGCCAAACCGATTCAAGCCGCAGTTGACCGGCAGCTCCGGGAAGTCACTGATGAGACCAGACATGCCGCACAGGTGCGGGAAATTTGGGAGACAGTGGCGCAACATCCACGTTCGGAATTGAGCCGGCTGCTCACCCGCTTGTGCGATCTTTGGCAGCGGGACTCCGGTGCCCCGATGCTTCAGCTCGAAATCGACGGCCATATCAACGGTATGAAGGAAAAATATGAGATCGGCCGCGGCTTTGCCACTCTGCTTTCCGACACCGCCGGTGCCCTCGGCCTGCTCGGCACGGTGTTGGGCATGTATGAGACCTTTATGCCCGGCAAACTGGAATCCTCCCAAATCATCACCGGCATGGGCGTGGCGCTGGTGACCACCATCGGCGGTTTGGTGGTCAGCATCTTTTTGAACTTTGCGATTTCATGGGTACACTCGATTTTTTACCGCCATCTGGAAGGTATCGTCGAGCGGGCGGACTTGTTCCGCAACCGCTTTGGTCGCGGTCAGACGGTCTCGCTGACGCCCCCCGCACAGGCCGTCCCCGCCGGAGCGGTGATCAGTGAAGTGTCACCGGTGACTCCCATCGCGGCACCCGCAGCGAGTCGCCGCATTCCAACCACCCTGCGGCTGCTGTCGGCCAGGCGCCAGGCTGCGGAGGCCGGCGCCAATTTGTCCAAACCGCTGGAAGTGGCGGTGGAAGATCAACACGGCCGGCCCATAGAAAATCTCGTCGTCACCTTCGAAAGCAACGGCAGTCCGGTCACTTTTGACAACGGCACCAACGTCAAGGAAGTGAGCACCGACTTTCTTGGTCGTGCCAAAACTGCGGTCAAGTTGGGCACACTGGTGGGCAGGCACAAGGTGCTGGCGCGCGTCAACGGGGAAGCCAATTTGATGGAAGAGTTCGAGATCGAAACCCAGCCCGGTCCACCCGAGCGCCTGCAGATCCTCTCGGGCAACTTGTTGATCCAACCGGCGGGCACGCAACTGCCTGAGCCGCTCAGTCTGCAGCTCCTGGATGCCCACGGCAACCCCGTCCCCGAGCAGGCTGTGATGTTCGAAGTCGTGCACAACAACGGCAGCCTCGACCAGAACAAAGCGCGCGTGGAAGTGCACACCGATCAGGAGGGCATTGCGCGCGTGAACTTCCGTCTGGGCGAGATGCCCGGCGCCAACATCGTGCGGGCCTGGGTGAAAAGTAAAAATGCACGCCGCCTGGAGGCTTCTTTTGAGTCATTGGGAAAGGAGTGA
- a CDS encoding type IX secretion system membrane protein PorP/SprF — protein sequence MKGHIGLNRLLAGLSVLLCAGGSAVFAQQRVTTPNPADLGDARVNLMNPAVLPWQDPMFFVGTSFLHAGVVDNLFAARNNMFSLTTTDRRLGVMGDLAFGVTGEYLNIRSLQNNLTLNGVVSRKFSDWLSLGFSLGVLNQALDVSGVEGLTPGDPALQHSSNWTFFNLGAGALVMPGRHLTLAFAVNNLNRPDISFFRNGNERLKRFYSAGATVGMSTFRGGLAMAQEGDDFISQLFLEAFLEERGFVKLAYGTEAITFEGQWHVGGGVSLNARYAYPVTQLSQASSGTPEISLLFNFRRHGSLYAARWLETDMPMAPAFSLSNAFQVQSRLDTLFILDKHIHRKVEANVSPKELAELPKELFFSADSLEPELPERIFSAHQNGAPPAGPHMGAARLLERLRSENTSSGRFRIPEDSTGIVKEMEKNHTKAYLASFRQLARRMQEPNFRSSIVIPADGQRAYLVLRYLELHGAVNDRLQVIVDSTRSQEHQNLLGAARIPEKVFHRTLSAAADTFFFSLNMEETRRWGPVSGSFVIEDAQGNIVFADSNIVGRSPTNNQILRKLAWNWKVQRGEHAGRLAPHGNYYYYLVWKSADNNVYHSPKKRLTIDHKTMPIVIRVSRDGHEAASDARYRATILVH from the coding sequence ATGAAAGGTCACATTGGTCTGAACCGCCTGCTTGCTGGTTTGAGTGTCCTGCTGTGTGCCGGAGGGTCCGCAGTATTTGCCCAGCAACGGGTCACCACACCCAATCCTGCGGACCTGGGCGATGCCCGCGTGAATCTCATGAACCCGGCTGTGTTGCCGTGGCAGGATCCGATGTTTTTCGTCGGCACGAGTTTCCTGCATGCCGGGGTGGTGGACAATCTCTTTGCCGCACGCAACAACATGTTCAGTCTCACCACCACCGACAGGCGCCTGGGCGTCATGGGTGATTTAGCCTTCGGGGTGACCGGTGAATACTTGAATATCCGGTCTCTGCAAAACAATCTCACCCTGAACGGCGTGGTCAGCAGGAAATTCAGTGACTGGCTGAGCCTGGGTTTCAGCCTCGGGGTGTTGAATCAGGCGCTCGATGTTTCCGGCGTTGAGGGGCTGACGCCGGGGGACCCGGCGTTGCAGCATTCTTCCAATTGGACCTTTTTCAATCTGGGTGCGGGCGCCCTGGTCATGCCCGGTCGTCATTTGACCCTGGCATTTGCCGTCAACAACCTCAATCGCCCCGACATTTCATTCTTCAGAAACGGCAACGAGCGGTTGAAGCGTTTTTATTCCGCCGGCGCCACGGTGGGCATGAGCACTTTCCGCGGCGGTCTGGCGATGGCACAGGAAGGCGATGATTTCATCTCGCAGCTTTTTCTCGAAGCCTTCCTGGAGGAGCGCGGCTTCGTCAAACTCGCCTACGGCACCGAAGCCATCACCTTCGAAGGCCAGTGGCATGTGGGCGGTGGCGTGAGTTTGAATGCACGCTATGCCTATCCCGTCACCCAGCTCAGTCAGGCGAGCAGCGGCACACCGGAAATCAGTCTGTTGTTCAATTTCCGCAGGCACGGTTCATTGTACGCCGCGCGCTGGCTGGAAACCGACATGCCGATGGCGCCCGCCTTCAGCCTGTCGAACGCGTTTCAAGTGCAATCCCGGCTCGATACGCTGTTCATTCTTGACAAACACATCCACCGCAAAGTGGAAGCGAATGTCTCCCCCAAGGAACTGGCGGAGCTGCCCAAAGAGTTGTTCTTCTCCGCCGACAGCCTGGAGCCGGAACTGCCGGAGCGGATTTTCTCGGCACACCAGAACGGGGCACCGCCCGCCGGCCCCCACATGGGCGCCGCGCGCCTGTTGGAACGGCTGCGCAGCGAAAATACCAGCTCCGGCCGCTTCCGCATTCCCGAGGACAGCACCGGCATAGTCAAGGAAATGGAAAAGAATCACACCAAAGCCTACCTGGCTTCCTTTCGACAACTCGCGCGCCGCATGCAGGAACCCAATTTTCGCAGCAGTATCGTCATCCCCGCGGATGGCCAGCGCGCCTACCTGGTTTTACGCTATCTGGAATTGCACGGCGCGGTCAATGACCGGCTGCAGGTGATCGTCGATTCAACACGCAGCCAGGAGCACCAGAATTTGCTGGGCGCCGCCAGGATTCCGGAAAAAGTCTTTCACCGCACGCTGAGCGCGGCCGCCGACACCTTCTTTTTCAGCCTGAATATGGAAGAGACCAGACGGTGGGGACCGGTATCCGGCAGCTTTGTCATCGAAGATGCGCAGGGCAACATCGTTTTTGCAGACAGCAACATAGTCGGTCGTTCGCCGACCAACAATCAAATTCTCAGGAAACTCGCCTGGAATTGGAAAGTGCAGCGGGGGGAACACGCCGGCCGCCTGGCCCCGCACGGCAATTACTACTACTATCTCGTTTGGAAATCCGCCGACAACAATGTCTATCACTCACCCAAGAAAAGACTGACCATCGATCACAAAACCATGCCGATCGTCATCCGGGTGAGCAGGGACGGCCACGAGGCGGCGAGCGATGCCCGCTATCGCGCGACGATTCTCGTGCATTGA
- a CDS encoding choice-of-anchor D domain-containing protein yields the protein MIRFATPVGAGELSDPVVGEDGTIYVAGRVDNKLYALTPAGGLKWTFTGHIPPPKKEFFMAPPALMRDGTLLISSTDTICTKNKPGEFFYAINPDGTLRWKKELEGGSVFAANVGSNDSIYVVTDFCWLYSLDPRGYLASPDTIVNWRTNLRALPENAPAINLSDLPVVVAADTVMTILRYGSFRFKRNYTPGDTLQGLVVDEAGNIYLTTRDHGRILSVSATGALRWLREPDASFGIPALPALGSDGTLYLTSVRGGWLLALDTATGAERWRRELPGGDFISPVVIDAAGHLYALHSTAGLVCFAADGTLRWSRPEVRGSRGTSPAFGAEGTIYVSGDRMLYAVAQGNTIRLQPSSLDFGQVCLNTEATATFTIENISSDPVVLSAITSDDSALRVTALLPFTLPPGGKDTVAVALLLAQTGTFTANLTVATADGEQVSLPVTAESVAPQILLEAHPSTFGEICPGDTVFANVLIINPSATCTLHVNSYAVSFSKVPNSGQAPELPTGATATAFSLAPGDTFKLIVRTRQNIVGRFEAKVTVWSNAGGPVEITIPGTVLSPQIAGTDTLAFGKVTLAQTDTLAAQVWNAGTCELQISEFLLRGAQAASFALLGATVPRTLSADDTLGLAVTFTPDRLGLHTAQLLIISNAQPDTLVIELRGTGVPPEPDMALVPADSLVLTTCLTDTATADLVIRNQGAAVLRLDGVVIDNPVFALVVSPHFPVEIPGGGEYRLAIHFAGPSVGEYRGLLTVRSNDRRSDSTVVLLGRVDGPAIALSANPPDYGEVCVGTTGTTHVCIKNPSDCPLLVESTEIFAVEGGVTRPLRPELPVAAALRFEIAPHDSFCLSVNFMPGAAGPFKVIVLVTSNAVNADSSIVIPGQAVSPLIAGEQEVNFDSVAVGDSKQKDARVWNADACTVKIDRLRITGTDSSFFAVGPASLPLALLQGDSAAIPVIFSPTNIREYVATLLVYSNAQPNPLPLALRGRGVPRPPVPDVKVEPLALDFGEVFLTNDSTLLVTVTNEGGVALPINRLTLSGDSAFAAPLDTFTLQPNESRALPVTFAPGDTGAFSAQLWIVSSDPDAEEDTVVVPMKGRGVSPVTAPPAVQFEKICLGESARLTVTITNHGSREIAADFLSFVPGRPEFRVEPDNDFRVPAGGSNTVEIAFTPRTVEVVYDTLRIPWRPEAGISPPVTLIAVSGSGWAGQLIAGDSLVVFADTKIGETSGITYVIRNPGTCALRVDSLAVSGAGFALDSSPTVPFVIAAGDSHLLKLEFSPDTTGLQDGVLYIAHNDLPRHPKLVKLQGNGISLVVNFAPNPNDFGEVEVGVSRCESIEVSNQGTVSLVIDSVTTLASPPATFVVENDEFVLNPGERRQIEVCFTPPDTGRFEGRLRLHSRTGEILSGALLGSGTAVRISLLPARLDFGSVALNTTASRSLTISNRGNKTLVINDLKLPAPYRMRQTGVPITIPAVDAREITLEFMPTEVRDYPAELVLYSNARNQREVRVPVTGRGFREQLPRISLCPSDEALDFGRVRVRRDSIRTMELVNCGEVPLEVARPAVASEHFEILEPVEAFIMQPNEVKTVRVRFHPRIAGPKGDELVIQAHEAGNRERSVQADVDLSGEGRPNPNVAVRVTPAIFTPNDDSYNDRVRFDYKDFEVTEPVLHLFNIRGAVVATFQLKDSGEYYWDGRDRESNGKSLPAGIYLWLIEDGGRKLGSGYISLVR from the coding sequence GTGATTCGTTTCGCAACTCCGGTCGGCGCGGGAGAGTTGAGTGATCCGGTAGTGGGGGAAGACGGCACGATTTACGTTGCGGGCCGTGTCGACAACAAGCTCTACGCTCTCACACCGGCGGGCGGGTTGAAATGGACCTTCACAGGTCATATTCCCCCTCCAAAAAAGGAATTCTTCATGGCGCCTCCTGCGCTCATGCGGGACGGCACCCTGCTGATCAGTTCGACCGACACCATCTGCACCAAGAACAAGCCGGGCGAATTTTTCTATGCCATCAATCCCGACGGCACTCTGCGCTGGAAAAAAGAGCTGGAAGGCGGGTCGGTGTTTGCCGCCAATGTTGGCAGCAATGACAGCATCTATGTCGTCACCGATTTTTGCTGGCTCTACTCACTCGATCCGCGCGGTTATCTCGCCTCGCCGGACACCATCGTCAACTGGCGCACCAACTTGCGCGCCCTGCCGGAAAATGCGCCAGCCATCAACCTCAGCGATCTGCCGGTGGTGGTTGCCGCCGACACCGTGATGACAATCCTGCGTTATGGCTCGTTTCGCTTCAAGCGCAACTACACCCCGGGCGACACGCTGCAAGGCCTGGTCGTGGATGAAGCCGGGAATATCTATCTGACGACGCGTGATCACGGCCGCATCCTGAGCGTGAGTGCCACCGGCGCTTTGCGCTGGCTGCGCGAGCCGGATGCGAGTTTCGGCATTCCCGCGCTGCCGGCATTGGGCAGCGACGGCACGCTTTATCTCACCAGCGTGCGGGGTGGCTGGTTGCTCGCTCTTGACACCGCCACCGGCGCAGAACGCTGGCGCAGAGAACTGCCGGGCGGTGATTTCATCTCCCCCGTCGTGATCGATGCCGCCGGCCACCTCTACGCCCTGCACAGCACCGCGGGTTTGGTTTGCTTTGCCGCGGACGGCACCCTGCGCTGGTCGCGGCCGGAAGTCCGCGGCAGCCGTGGCACCTCCCCGGCATTCGGCGCAGAGGGCACGATCTACGTCAGTGGCGACCGCATGCTTTATGCCGTTGCTCAGGGGAACACCATTCGTCTCCAGCCATCGTCGCTCGATTTCGGGCAGGTTTGTCTCAACACCGAAGCGACTGCAACGTTTACCATCGAAAACATCAGCAGCGATCCCGTGGTCCTCTCCGCGATCACCAGCGATGATTCCGCTTTGCGGGTGACCGCGCTGCTGCCGTTCACTCTGCCGCCCGGTGGCAAAGATACCGTCGCGGTGGCACTGTTGCTAGCGCAAACCGGTACTTTCACTGCGAACCTGACTGTTGCCACCGCTGACGGTGAGCAGGTCAGTCTGCCGGTCACGGCCGAAAGCGTCGCGCCGCAAATCCTGCTGGAGGCTCATCCCTCGACTTTCGGTGAAATCTGCCCGGGTGATACGGTCTTTGCCAATGTTTTGATCATCAACCCCAGCGCCACCTGCACCCTGCACGTCAATTCCTATGCCGTGTCGTTTTCCAAAGTGCCGAACTCGGGACAGGCGCCCGAGCTGCCCACGGGAGCAACGGCCACCGCCTTCTCTCTGGCACCAGGCGATACCTTCAAGCTCATCGTCCGTACGCGGCAAAACATTGTGGGCCGGTTTGAAGCGAAAGTGACGGTTTGGTCGAATGCCGGCGGGCCGGTGGAAATCACGATTCCAGGCACAGTGTTGTCGCCCCAAATTGCAGGAACCGACACGCTCGCTTTCGGCAAGGTGACACTGGCACAAACCGATACGCTTGCCGCGCAGGTTTGGAATGCTGGGACGTGTGAGTTGCAAATCAGCGAATTCCTGCTGCGCGGAGCACAGGCCGCCAGCTTCGCGCTGCTCGGTGCGACCGTGCCCCGGACGCTGTCTGCTGATGACACTCTGGGGCTGGCCGTCACCTTCACCCCTGACCGGTTGGGTTTGCACACGGCGCAACTGTTGATCATCAGCAATGCCCAGCCCGATACGCTGGTGATCGAATTGCGCGGCACGGGTGTGCCGCCCGAGCCGGACATGGCCCTCGTCCCAGCCGATTCGCTCGTGCTCACCACCTGCCTGACAGATACCGCCACAGCCGATCTCGTGATTCGCAATCAGGGTGCGGCGGTGTTGCGCCTCGATGGCGTTGTCATCGACAACCCGGTTTTTGCGCTGGTCGTGTCACCTCACTTTCCAGTTGAGATCCCGGGCGGCGGAGAATATCGTCTGGCCATCCATTTTGCGGGACCCAGCGTGGGTGAGTATCGTGGCCTGCTCACCGTGCGCAGTAATGACAGAAGAAGCGACTCCACTGTTGTGTTGCTCGGCCGGGTGGATGGGCCTGCAATCGCGCTTTCTGCCAACCCGCCGGATTATGGCGAAGTGTGTGTGGGCACAACCGGCACTACGCACGTCTGCATCAAAAATCCCAGCGACTGCCCGTTGCTGGTCGAGAGCACTGAGATCTTTGCGGTCGAGGGCGGCGTGACGCGGCCGCTCCGACCCGAGTTGCCGGTGGCCGCCGCGTTGCGCTTCGAGATAGCACCGCATGATTCGTTTTGCCTGTCGGTGAATTTCATGCCGGGAGCAGCCGGGCCTTTCAAAGTGATAGTCCTGGTCACATCCAACGCGGTCAATGCTGACAGCAGCATCGTCATTCCTGGCCAGGCCGTCTCTCCGCTCATCGCCGGGGAACAAGAGGTGAACTTTGATTCCGTCGCGGTGGGCGATTCGAAACAAAAAGACGCACGGGTTTGGAACGCGGACGCGTGCACGGTTAAAATCGACCGGTTGAGGATAACCGGCACCGACTCCAGTTTCTTTGCGGTCGGGCCGGCCAGCCTGCCGCTTGCTCTGCTGCAGGGTGACAGCGCGGCAATTCCCGTTATCTTCTCACCCACAAATATCCGGGAATACGTCGCGACTTTGCTGGTTTACAGCAACGCCCAGCCCAACCCGCTGCCCCTCGCGCTGCGCGGGAGGGGCGTGCCGCGGCCGCCGGTTCCCGATGTCAAAGTTGAACCGCTGGCGCTGGATTTTGGTGAGGTTTTTCTCACGAATGATTCCACCTTGCTCGTGACGGTGACGAATGAAGGCGGGGTGGCGCTGCCGATCAATCGCCTCACGCTTTCCGGAGACAGCGCCTTTGCTGCGCCGCTGGACACCTTCACGCTGCAACCCAATGAGAGCCGCGCCCTGCCGGTCACCTTCGCACCGGGTGATACGGGTGCTTTTTCTGCGCAGTTATGGATTGTGAGCAGCGATCCGGATGCGGAGGAAGACACCGTTGTGGTGCCGATGAAAGGCCGGGGCGTCTCGCCGGTTACAGCTCCGCCGGCGGTGCAATTTGAAAAAATCTGTCTGGGTGAGAGTGCCAGATTGACCGTCACGATCACCAATCACGGCAGCCGTGAAATTGCCGCCGATTTCTTGTCCTTTGTGCCAGGCCGGCCGGAATTCCGGGTGGAACCCGACAACGATTTCCGCGTGCCTGCCGGCGGCTCGAATACCGTCGAAATCGCCTTCACTCCGCGCACCGTGGAAGTGGTGTACGATACGCTGCGCATTCCGTGGCGCCCGGAAGCGGGGATCAGCCCCCCTGTCACGCTAATCGCAGTCTCGGGCAGCGGTTGGGCCGGTCAATTGATCGCGGGCGACAGCCTGGTGGTCTTCGCTGACACAAAAATCGGCGAGACGTCTGGCATCACCTATGTGATTCGCAACCCCGGCACCTGCGCGCTGCGGGTGGATTCTCTTGCGGTTTCCGGCGCGGGCTTCGCACTCGATTCGAGTCCCACGGTGCCCTTTGTCATTGCCGCGGGCGACAGCCACCTCCTCAAACTCGAGTTCAGTCCCGATACCACCGGCTTGCAGGATGGCGTTTTGTACATCGCTCACAACGATCTGCCGCGCCACCCCAAGCTGGTCAAATTGCAGGGCAACGGCATTTCGTTGGTTGTCAATTTCGCGCCGAATCCCAACGATTTTGGCGAAGTGGAGGTCGGCGTCTCCCGCTGTGAGTCGATCGAGGTGAGCAACCAGGGTACGGTGAGCCTGGTTATTGATTCGGTCACGACGCTGGCTTCGCCGCCGGCAACTTTCGTGGTCGAAAACGACGAGTTTGTTCTCAACCCCGGTGAGCGCCGGCAAATTGAAGTCTGCTTCACACCGCCGGATACCGGCAGGTTCGAGGGCCGTTTGCGTTTGCACAGCCGCACGGGTGAAATTCTCTCGGGAGCATTGCTCGGCAGCGGCACCGCGGTGCGAATTTCCCTCCTGCCGGCCAGGCTGGATTTCGGAAGTGTCGCGCTCAACACGACTGCTTCGCGCTCACTGACGATCAGCAACCGGGGTAACAAGACGCTTGTGATCAACGACCTCAAACTGCCAGCGCCTTACCGCATGCGGCAGACCGGTGTTCCGATCACGATTCCAGCGGTGGATGCCCGGGAAATTACGTTGGAGTTCATGCCCACGGAAGTGCGTGATTATCCGGCAGAGCTGGTGCTTTACAGCAATGCCCGCAATCAGAGGGAAGTGCGTGTTCCGGTCACCGGCCGCGGCTTCAGGGAGCAACTGCCGAGGATCAGCCTGTGCCCGTCGGATGAAGCGCTCGATTTTGGCCGGGTTCGGGTTCGCCGTGACAGTATTCGCACCATGGAACTGGTCAATTGCGGCGAAGTGCCTCTGGAGGTGGCCCGTCCCGCCGTTGCCAGCGAGCATTTCGAAATCTTGGAACCGGTGGAAGCCTTCATCATGCAGCCCAATGAAGTCAAAACCGTGCGCGTGAGATTCCACCCGCGCATCGCAGGGCCCAAGGGCGACGAACTGGTGATCCAAGCACACGAAGCCGGAAACCGTGAGCGCAGCGTGCAAGCAGACGTTGACCTCAGCGGTGAGGGCCGGCCCAATCCCAACGTGGCAGTGCGCGTGACCCCGGCGATCTTTACCCCCAATGATGACAGCTACAACGACCGCGTCAGGTTCGATTACAAGGATTTTGAAGTGACAGAGCCGGTCTTGCACCTTTTCAACATTCGCGGGGCCGTGGTGGCAACCTTCCAGTTGAAGGATAGTGGCGAATATTACTGGGATGGCCGTGATCGGGAAAGCAATGGCAAGTCACTTCCCGCCGGCATTTACCTGTGGCTGATCGAAGACGGCGGCAGGAAGTTGGGCAGTGGTTATATCAGCTTGGTACGCTAA
- a CDS encoding M20/M25/M40 family metallo-hydrolase: MSFIGAQAGDLRDLFLHLAGIPGVSLSERRIADEVTALLQAAGVRVREDDAGGRLQGNAGNLLCFPPDFHENSPTLLLSAHLDTVQSTAELQPVVTAREIRSRGDSILGADNRLGLAVLVHLLRTTASGNVPHQNFMVAFTVAEELGMLGAAQLDLSPYHISGGFVFDCSKRPGIYIREAAGSTVFKMTFLGKAAHAGVAPEEGINAISLACRALAGVASGRIEDDLVLNLGRINGGSATNVVPDRVTVEGEIRSFSAERLRRHLASLRQTCEQALPHPQALPFESQTDFAPYVLTPEAPVVQHLERALKKVQLTPQPIRYMGGSDANVWNAKGIPAVNLGIGAQKPHSFEEFVLLEDLFKTAEIAFALVT; the protein is encoded by the coding sequence ATGTCATTCATTGGCGCACAAGCCGGAGACCTGCGGGATTTGTTTCTGCATCTCGCCGGGATTCCCGGCGTCTCGCTCTCCGAGCGCCGGATTGCCGATGAAGTCACGGCTCTGCTGCAGGCTGCGGGCGTGCGTGTGCGCGAAGATGACGCCGGCGGACGTTTGCAAGGCAACGCCGGCAACCTCCTCTGTTTCCCCCCTGATTTCCACGAGAACTCCCCCACCCTGCTGTTGAGCGCGCATCTGGACACAGTGCAGTCGACCGCCGAATTGCAGCCGGTCGTTACAGCGCGAGAGATTCGCTCCCGTGGCGACAGCATTTTGGGCGCGGATAATCGCCTCGGCCTGGCGGTACTGGTTCATTTGCTGCGGACCACAGCCTCCGGCAATGTGCCCCACCAAAACTTCATGGTGGCTTTCACCGTCGCCGAAGAATTGGGCATGCTGGGCGCGGCGCAACTCGATCTCTCGCCCTACCACATCAGCGGCGGCTTCGTATTCGACTGCTCCAAGCGGCCGGGCATCTACATTCGTGAAGCGGCCGGATCAACGGTGTTCAAAATGACCTTTCTCGGCAAGGCGGCACATGCCGGCGTGGCACCGGAAGAAGGCATCAACGCGATTTCGCTGGCCTGCCGTGCGCTGGCGGGTGTAGCCAGTGGCCGCATCGAGGACGACCTGGTGCTCAATCTCGGCAGGATCAATGGCGGCTCAGCCACCAATGTCGTGCCCGATCGCGTCACGGTTGAGGGGGAAATACGCTCCTTTTCTGCCGAACGCCTGCGCCGGCACCTCGCCAGCCTGCGGCAAACCTGCGAACAGGCGCTGCCCCATCCCCAAGCCTTGCCTTTCGAAAGCCAGACGGATTTCGCCCCCTATGTTTTGACACCGGAGGCGCCTGTGGTGCAGCATCTGGAACGGGCCTTGAAGAAGGTACAACTTACCCCGCAGCCGATTCGTTACATGGGCGGCAGCGACGCCAACGTATGGAACGCCAAGGGCATTCCGGCTGTCAACCTCGGCATCGGCGCGCAAAAGCCGCACAGCTTCGAAGAATTCGTACTGCTGGAAGACTTGTTCAAAACCGCTGAAATTGCCTTCGCGCTGGTGACATGA